The window GCCAGGAGAGGTTGAAAAAGAAACTAAGGGTCTACCTCGAGGCCGCCAAGGCCCGGGGCGAGCCCCTGGAGCACCTCCTCCTCTTCGGGCCCCCGGGCCTTGGCAAGACCACCCTGGCCCATGTGATCGCCCATGAGCTGGGGGTCAACCTCCGGGTTACCTCGGGGCCGGCCATAGAGAAGCCGGGGGACCTGGCCGCCATCCTGGCCAACTCCCTGGAGGAAGGGGACATCCTCTTCATCGACGAGATCCACCGCCTAAGCCGCCAGGCGGAGGAACACCTCTACCCAGCTCTGGAAGACTTCCGGATGGACATCGTCATCGGCCAAGGGCCTGCGGCCCGCACCATCCGCCTGGAGCTTCCCCGCTTCACCTTGATCGGGGCCACCACCCGCCCGGGCCTCATCACCGCCCCCTTGCTCAGCCGCTTCGGCATCGTGGAGCACCTGGAGTACTACTCCTTGGAGGAGCTCTCCGAGGGGGTTAGGCGGGACGCCAGGCTTTTGGGGATCGCCATCACCCAGGAGGCCGCCTTGGAGATCGCCCGCAGGAGCCGGGGGACCATGCGCATCGCCAAACGGCTTTTCCGACGGGTGCGGGACTTCGCTCAGGTGGCGGGGGAGGAAACCATCAGCCAGGAACGGGCCCTCGAGGCCCTACACGCCCTCGGCCTGGACGAGCTGGGCCTGGAAAGACGGGACCGGGAGATCCTGGAAACCCTGATCCTGCGCTTTGGCGGCGGCCCGGTGGGCCTGCAGACCCTGGCCACCGCCCTTTCCGAGGACCCGGGCACCCTGGAAGAAGTCCATGAACCTTATCTCATCCAGCAGGGGCTCCTGAAGCGCACCCCCCGGGGAAGGGTGGCCACGGAGCGGGCCTACCGCCACCTGGGCTACCCCCCTCCCGTGGAACCCCTCCTCTAGGCCATGGTAAGGGCTACCCTGGAGGAACTGGACCTAGCGGAACTTCTGAAGGTCCTGGCCGACCACCGTAAAAGCGCCGTGGTCACCTTCCGGGGGCGCCTCTATGGCCGGATCCATCTCCTTCACGGACGCATCCTCTACGCCCGCACCGAACCGGGACCCCACCTGGGGGAGTACCTGGTGCGCCTTGGCCACCTTTCTCTGGATGAGGTTCAAGAACTGGTGGAGCGCCAGGGGCGGGAAAACCCGGGAACCCCCTTGGGAGCCTTGGCCCTGGAACTGGGCCTCATCGGGGAGGAGGAGCTTAAGGAGGCCCTGGAGGCCCAGGTCCTC of the Thermus albus genome contains:
- the ruvB gene encoding Holliday junction branch migration DNA helicase RuvB, which codes for MHPDLALRPKTLDEYIGQERLKKKLRVYLEAAKARGEPLEHLLLFGPPGLGKTTLAHVIAHELGVNLRVTSGPAIEKPGDLAAILANSLEEGDILFIDEIHRLSRQAEEHLYPALEDFRMDIVIGQGPAARTIRLELPRFTLIGATTRPGLITAPLLSRFGIVEHLEYYSLEELSEGVRRDARLLGIAITQEAALEIARRSRGTMRIAKRLFRRVRDFAQVAGEETISQERALEALHALGLDELGLERRDREILETLILRFGGGPVGLQTLATALSEDPGTLEEVHEPYLIQQGLLKRTPRGRVATERAYRHLGYPPPVEPLL